The DNA window ACACATTAACCAAATCTCTCTGGTCTTACAGCTTGCAAAGTAGATTCTAGTGCATTATTAAACATATCcacatatattaaaatacaagtcctccgggcttcactcgggtgcccagcctgtccgggggaaaaccctcggAGGACCGGTCTgcggggaggatgtggcaggacccggatagctccaccgtaaggacgagagggctccgaagtggctttattcctagaggctttatttcaggagcgttGCAGGAACAGCAGGGTGAAACGAGTGACAcaaactctccagaagggagcgaactccgggagccccgaggaaaggcagcgctgggtattaagggcaaagaagtgggagtggttagggtacaaaacagccaacgggcaacgggtaaagggggggagacagagtggggtgacagacagagaactaatcagggtacagaggaggagtggtattctaacaggagccaatggggacAACAGAATAAGTGagctttctggaactggggagtatgcgaaacattgatggacagctcttctggggtggagagcagcatttgattggcaaccttttctaaactgttgctgcctccaagggagagcaggaacccctcccacaactccccctttctgatttattaaataaacattCCCCAAGTTCCTcgttaacattttcttaaagatagttaaggctacagaaattaagaaaataataatcaaaatccaaattaaacctTTAACGATTGGCAcggcccacccaggaacaccccactGGGAGAAGGTCTTGTTCACCGCATCCACAGCCCtggtttcagtctttaagtcttTGACCAACGCCTGGATCCGCTGGATGttggcttggatggatgtgctcttcaATGtcagattgaagcagcacatcccttccAAGTCCTCGCAGCTATGGCCatgggagagcagcagaaaatcaaTGGCCGCTCTGTTCTGTAAGGTGGCGTGCCTGGTGGTCTCTTCTGCCAAGAGGTCTGATAATGCAGCAGACATagcgttggcctgcttactcatCCAACACCCCAGGTGAGAAATCTCACCGAGGGCTTTCGCTGCCACGTACCATGGTAGAAAAATAGAAGCGGCGACCCTCTTTCCCTCACTCCAATCATAAATTTCGGAATCGCAATTTGGGTCAAATTCACCATATGATCGCTTTTTGCGTGCCAattgacttttcttcttccaatccagaatttgggttttattgggtGTTAGCGTCGTAAGCttgccaaggctacagggacccccTTTGATATTGGAGGCGATCCCAGCCCatgccctgtccccacagatgagaaacacaCCCCGAGGGAGCTCCTTAGGGAATGGGTAGGACTTAGACAACACAGGGCCTGTGTAATTGCACCACTcattgatgtattttctattt is part of the Vidua chalybeata isolate OUT-0048 chromosome 1, bVidCha1 merged haplotype, whole genome shotgun sequence genome and encodes:
- the LOC128800163 gene encoding uncharacterized protein LOC128800163, which encodes MAITSARTPRSDRLPAAAFVTILWLHLAGSWLMPQPKENVWVTLAKSIGQEQLCMAMGSVDNPLSTCLVGVPLSENDFPFTGMKLNPADSWMSWMKTLPQAPQEPQELDLLGSTRVHFCIRFYTKAPQTKPGQNIKDVTPANRKYINEWCNYTGPVLSKSYPFPKELPRGVFLICGDRAWAGIASNIKGGPCSLGKLTTLTPNKTQILDWKKKSQLARKKRSYGEFDPNCDSEIYDWSEGKRVAASIFLPWYVAAKALGEISHLGCWMSKQANAMSAALSDLLAEETTRHATLQNRAAIDFLLLSHGHSCEDLEGMCCFNLTLKSTSIQANIQRIQALVKDLKTETRAVDAVNKTFSQWGVPGWAVPIVKGLIWILIIIFLISVALTIFKKMLTRNLGNVYLINQKGGVVGGVPALPWRQQQFRKGCQSNAALHPRRAVHQCFAYSPVPESSLILLSPLAPVRIPLLLCTLISSLSVTPLCLPPFTRCPLAVLYPNHSHFFALNTQRCLSSGLPEFAPFWRVCVTRFTLLFLQRS